A single genomic interval of bacterium harbors:
- a CDS encoding branched-chain amino acid ABC transporter permease, which produces MRHWVTAGVLLGVLLFPLLKVSPYVLHIATLIFIWAFIATAWSYMGRFGLVSLGHGAFIGIGAYTAGLMFNLEGLSPWIGMLLGGALAALLALLVGWACFRFGVMGDYFALLTLALGEIVSLLLVAFRDHTGGSLGFTLKRVGTSWLYMQFEDKTHFYYLALAFLVGALFLWRWIDRSKMQKALRAIGEDEVAAATLGVTTIRYKLKITMISAFVAAVGGVLYAQYVTYLNPHTLAGVGPSLDIAFKAILGGMFSLWGPTVGTGIIVLLEEYIRVNYGAKYIGLSQIAYGIALVSLIIFLPKGIYGSLEERFRRRKTPAKN; this is translated from the coding sequence TTGAGACACTGGGTTACAGCGGGGGTACTCTTGGGGGTATTGCTTTTCCCTTTGCTCAAGGTTTCTCCCTATGTGTTGCATATTGCCACCTTGATATTCATCTGGGCTTTCATTGCCACTGCATGGTCATACATGGGACGCTTTGGCCTGGTGTCATTGGGCCATGGGGCCTTCATAGGAATAGGAGCCTACACGGCCGGACTCATGTTTAATCTTGAGGGTCTTTCTCCCTGGATCGGGATGTTGTTGGGCGGCGCCCTGGCTGCCTTGCTGGCTCTGCTGGTAGGTTGGGCGTGCTTTCGTTTCGGAGTGATGGGCGATTATTTTGCTCTTCTGACCCTGGCTTTGGGAGAGATAGTCTCGCTTTTGCTTGTGGCCTTCAGAGATCATACCGGTGGTTCCCTGGGCTTCACCCTCAAGAGGGTCGGCACATCCTGGCTTTACATGCAGTTTGAGGACAAGACCCATTTCTATTACCTGGCCTTGGCCTTCCTGGTGGGAGCTCTCTTCTTGTGGCGTTGGATAGATCGCTCCAAGATGCAGAAGGCCCTGAGGGCCATAGGAGAGGACGAGGTGGCGGCGGCAACCCTGGGGGTCACCACCATCCGTTACAAGCTCAAAATCACTATGATCAGCGCTTTTGTGGCAGCGGTGGGGGGGGTGCTTTACGCTCAATACGTGACCTATCTGAACCCTCATACTCTGGCGGGTGTTGGCCCCTCTTTGGACATTGCTTTCAAGGCCATACTGGGCGGGATGTTCAGCCTTTGGGGACCTACGGTGGGAACGGGCATAATAGTGCTTCTGGAAGAATACATAAGGGTAAACTACGGGGCCAAGTACATCGGGCTTTCCCAGATAGCCTACGGGATTGCCCTGGTCAGCCTCATCATCTTTCTGCCCAAAGGCATCTACGGAAGTCTGGAAGAAAGGTTTCGCAGGAGGAAAACTCCTGCCAAGAATTGA